A genomic stretch from Flavobacterium sp. KS-LB2 includes:
- a CDS encoding DndE family protein has protein sequence MIRFKIDNENTDLLDRITNVYSFKRDTIAARIAISLSINKGSHFDLSVENIPSNGREYTPTSNFFGKIIDTTDNYIIYKTILDQHYQRILSENDIIKLMKFHLDEGLNIWNKELNEKSISNGSHIDFLMKTVKNSLTLRKNLVKINTNTNKISDVPEFKDPLSFIIGNYEDGTDVEIKINDLREFDNRNIAIAGMAGSGKTQLMKDILYQISKNSKNQLKFIFFDYKGEGNPEQLKAFLNATDCEFIDIVKDGGIKFNPFSSISLDERERPFSINAFVDTIATFVPGIGVVQKNNLKTILRELLDDKKGAYPTINELFQNLEEYYETNKIKPDSLYSAIQNLTENLFNVKQEDVLKKSLYLNLPPNLSDVLRQLLVFLLLRYFNTHFSSTNDVEPVDNIIPLRYVIVIDEAHVYLKNKNARKALEELLRLLRSKGVVVVMLSQGVEDYRTKDFDFASQVKLPICLNVQNKDYKMIEAFLGTPNSKYKLETEIKKLDSGKGLIRLNDPRIIHLRQFWKTINNENN, from the coding sequence ATGATAAGATTTAAAATAGATAATGAGAATACTGATTTATTAGATAGAATAACGAATGTTTATAGTTTTAAAAGAGACACAATAGCGGCACGAATAGCCATTTCATTAAGCATAAATAAAGGATCTCATTTTGATCTAAGTGTTGAAAATATCCCATCAAACGGAAGAGAATATACACCTACGAGTAATTTTTTCGGTAAGATAATTGACACTACCGATAATTATATAATTTACAAAACAATTTTAGATCAACATTATCAAAGGATATTATCAGAAAATGACATAATTAAATTAATGAAATTTCATCTAGACGAAGGTCTGAATATCTGGAATAAAGAGTTAAACGAAAAATCAATTTCTAATGGTAGTCATATAGATTTCTTAATGAAAACTGTAAAAAACAGTTTGACACTGAGAAAAAATCTTGTAAAAATCAACACTAATACAAATAAGATTTCGGACGTTCCTGAGTTCAAAGATCCTTTATCTTTTATTATTGGTAATTACGAAGATGGTACTGATGTTGAAATTAAAATTAATGATTTAAGAGAGTTTGATAATAGGAATATTGCTATAGCAGGTATGGCAGGATCAGGTAAAACTCAATTAATGAAGGATATTTTATATCAGATTTCAAAAAATTCTAAAAACCAATTAAAGTTTATTTTCTTCGATTATAAAGGAGAAGGCAATCCGGAACAATTAAAAGCATTTTTAAATGCAACAGATTGTGAATTTATTGATATTGTAAAAGATGGCGGTATAAAATTTAATCCTTTTTCTTCTATTAGTTTAGATGAAAGAGAAAGACCTTTTAGTATAAATGCATTTGTTGATACTATTGCAACATTTGTTCCAGGCATTGGCGTTGTTCAAAAAAATAATTTAAAAACTATATTAAGGGAACTTCTTGATGATAAAAAAGGAGCATATCCAACAATAAATGAATTGTTTCAGAATCTTGAAGAGTATTATGAAACAAATAAAATTAAGCCAGATTCATTATATTCAGCTATACAAAATCTGACAGAAAATCTTTTTAATGTTAAGCAAGAAGATGTTCTGAAGAAAAGTCTTTATTTAAATTTACCTCCAAACCTATCCGATGTATTAAGACAATTATTAGTGTTTTTATTACTAAGATATTTCAATACACATTTTAGTTCTACAAATGATGTAGAGCCAGTTGATAATATTATTCCTTTGAGATATGTTATTGTTATAGACGAAGCTCATGTATATTTAAAGAATAAAAATGCAAGAAAGGCGTTGGAGGAACTACTGAGATTATTAAGATCTAAGGGCGTGGTTGTTGTAATGTTATCTCAAGGTGTTGAAGATTATAGAACAAAAGATTTTGATTTTGCTTCTCAAGTAAAACTCCCGATCTGTCTTAATGTTCAAAACAAAGATTACAAAATGATTGAGGCATTTTTAGGAACACCAAATAGCAAATACAAACTTGAAACAGAAATTAAAAAATTGGATTCCGGAAAAGGTTTAATTAGGCTAAATGATCCGAGAATTATTCATTTGAGACAGTTTTGGAAAACCATTAACAACGAGAATAATTAA